In Archangium violaceum, the following are encoded in one genomic region:
- a CDS encoding DUF2231 domain-containing protein, translated as METRVHELHPTLIHAPLALLPSTVVIDLAAALSGNRRLDKAARTLWWTTAASGLLAGLAGMAASQEVKVEERHTRDMMFLHGLGNVTIVLGAFGVAMWRASHRPSLLSNILGLGAFAFASYTGWLGGEMVYTHGVGVKDLTMKGEELDQRSPPLLSRQAPARLLRDAVKGLGWLLGRARQVFVGREQLDPSAFGVKSIEQKLEQRPPVGLGESRPEIRPV; from the coding sequence ATGGAGACTCGCGTACACGAGCTGCACCCGACGTTGATCCACGCGCCGCTGGCGCTGCTTCCATCCACGGTCGTCATCGACCTGGCGGCGGCGCTCTCCGGCAACCGGAGGCTGGACAAGGCCGCCCGGACGCTGTGGTGGACCACGGCGGCGAGTGGATTGTTGGCGGGCCTGGCCGGGATGGCGGCCTCGCAGGAGGTGAAGGTCGAGGAGCGGCACACCCGGGACATGATGTTCCTCCATGGTCTTGGCAACGTGACCATCGTGCTGGGGGCCTTCGGGGTCGCCATGTGGCGCGCGAGCCACCGGCCCTCCCTGCTCTCCAACATCCTGGGCCTGGGCGCGTTCGCCTTCGCCTCCTACACCGGCTGGCTGGGCGGCGAGATGGTGTACACGCACGGCGTGGGTGTGAAGGATCTGACCATGAAGGGCGAGGAGCTCGACCAGCGCAGCCCGCCGTTGCTCTCGCGCCAGGCGCCCGCGCGGCTCCTGCGCGACGCGGTGAAGGGGCTCGGGTGGTTGCTGGGCCGTGCCCGCCAGGTCTTCGTGGGCCGCGAGCAGCTGGACCCCAGCGCGTTCGGCGTGAAATCCATCGAACAGAAGCTCGAGCAGCGGCCTCCGGTCGGGCTGGGCGAGTCCCGCCCGGAGATCCGTCCGGTGTAG
- a CDS encoding DUF2905 domain-containing protein: MKSTGLMLVLAGLGLVVIGLLVYSGALSWFGRLPGDVRWEGEHTRVYVPLVSMLLLSALLSLISFVVRRFL; the protein is encoded by the coding sequence ATGAAATCGACGGGGCTGATGCTGGTGCTGGCGGGGCTCGGCCTCGTCGTCATCGGGCTGCTGGTGTACTCGGGCGCGCTGTCCTGGTTCGGACGGCTGCCAGGTGACGTGCGCTGGGAGGGTGAACACACCCGCGTCTACGTCCCGCTGGTCTCGATGCTGCTGCTCTCCGCGCTGTTGAGCCTGATCTCCTTCGTGGTGCGCCGGTTCCTCTGA
- a CDS encoding DUF6311 domain-containing protein, translated as MSTWKRGREYVAAVLAGAFGVFWFIQGHGDRALDPREVDWLMVGDWSTHLVGWLFFRNEPLFQFPLGAIPGLAHPLGTTVGFTDSTPLVALLLRPFAGVLPFPFQYVGPWLALCFFLQGFVGSRLTALFTSHRVAQLLGGMLFALAPVLMWRLGHESLCAHWLVLGLLWVNLRDWPDEPAARRAVAVTFLLVGLSATLHPYLSAMALALGAAALLRLRLVDRVLSWRGVGLGLGGLVVLLLGLFWVLGYLGTSTPAGIEGFGDVSSDLLTLINPMDWSRLLPTLGTARGQYEGFGYLGAGVLLLLVLGVGSSLVLRLMRRSEEPPRWKRAVPLAVCCLLLGVYALSARVTLAGRPVLDLSGLYQPVMRFVEPFRSSGRFIWPLHYALLTGGLALVLGAWRRRPWVGIGLLALAVGVQVFDLGRAVARERFQSQAWNGLNPSAWKRMKGDYRHLVLFPPQLHDGNGRGCPYPGPGAPFSPMFAYQAAALGMTFNSAYLARVDPVLARAYCTALQQEAERGEFQPETVYVVHPSYLTPFLRHPEAVVCGELDGHAVCVSSQKESVFRRLLEARRIQAPRPAGP; from the coding sequence ATGAGCACGTGGAAACGGGGGCGGGAGTACGTGGCCGCGGTGCTGGCCGGGGCCTTCGGCGTGTTCTGGTTCATCCAGGGCCACGGGGACCGTGCGCTCGACCCCCGCGAGGTGGATTGGTTGATGGTGGGTGACTGGTCCACGCACCTGGTGGGCTGGCTCTTCTTCCGCAACGAGCCGCTCTTCCAGTTCCCCCTCGGGGCCATCCCCGGCCTGGCCCATCCGCTCGGGACGACGGTGGGCTTCACGGACTCCACGCCCCTGGTGGCCCTGCTCCTGCGGCCCTTCGCCGGGGTGCTGCCCTTTCCCTTCCAGTACGTGGGACCCTGGCTCGCGCTGTGCTTCTTCCTCCAGGGTTTCGTGGGCTCCCGGCTGACGGCGCTGTTCACCTCCCACCGGGTCGCGCAGTTGCTGGGCGGGATGCTCTTCGCGCTCGCGCCCGTGCTGATGTGGCGACTGGGTCACGAGAGCCTCTGCGCGCACTGGCTCGTCCTCGGGCTCCTCTGGGTGAACCTGCGCGACTGGCCGGATGAGCCGGCGGCGCGGCGCGCCGTGGCGGTGACCTTCCTCCTGGTGGGCCTGAGCGCCACCCTCCACCCCTACCTGTCGGCCATGGCACTGGCGCTCGGCGCGGCGGCGCTGCTGCGGCTGCGCCTGGTGGACCGGGTGCTCTCCTGGCGAGGGGTGGGGCTCGGCCTGGGTGGGCTCGTCGTGCTCCTGCTGGGCCTCTTCTGGGTGCTCGGCTACCTGGGCACGAGCACCCCGGCTGGCATCGAGGGCTTCGGCGACGTCTCGTCCGACCTGCTCACGCTCATCAACCCCATGGACTGGTCGAGGCTGTTGCCCACCCTGGGCACGGCACGGGGCCAGTACGAGGGGTTCGGCTACCTGGGCGCGGGCGTCCTGCTCCTGCTGGTGCTGGGAGTGGGCTCCTCGCTCGTGCTCCGGCTGATGCGGCGCTCGGAGGAGCCGCCACGGTGGAAGCGCGCGGTGCCCCTGGCCGTGTGCTGCCTGCTGCTGGGGGTGTACGCGCTCTCCGCGCGCGTCACCCTCGCGGGGCGGCCGGTGCTGGATTTGAGCGGGCTCTACCAGCCGGTGATGCGGTTCGTGGAGCCGTTCCGCTCCTCGGGGCGCTTCATCTGGCCGCTGCACTACGCCCTGCTGACGGGGGGCCTCGCGCTCGTGCTGGGCGCGTGGCGCCGCCGGCCCTGGGTGGGCATCGGGCTGCTCGCCCTCGCCGTGGGCGTGCAGGTGTTCGACCTCGGCCGCGCCGTGGCCCGGGAGCGCTTCCAGAGCCAGGCCTGGAATGGTTTGAACCCCTCCGCGTGGAAGCGGATGAAGGGCGACTACCGGCACCTCGTGCTGTTCCCGCCGCAACTGCACGATGGGAATGGCCGGGGCTGCCCGTACCCCGGGCCCGGCGCGCCCTTCAGCCCCATGTTCGCGTACCAGGCGGCGGCGCTGGGAATGACCTTCAACAGCGCGTACCTGGCGCGCGTGGACCCGGTGCTGGCGCGGGCCTACTGCACCGCGCTCCAGCAGGAGGCCGAGCGCGGCGAGTTCCAACCCGAGACCGTTTACGTGGTGCACCCCTCGTACCTGACGCCCTTCCTGCGTCATCCGGAGGCGGTGGTGTGCGGCGAGCTCGATGGGCACGCGGTGTGCGTCTCCTCCCAGAAGGAGAGCGTGTTCCGCCGGTTGCTCGAGGCGCGGCGCATCCAGGCCCCTCGGCCCGCCGGCCCGTGA
- a CDS encoding DUF1684 domain-containing protein — MRIARLLPLCTLAFAAPALAARPPGKSPMTKPAETKPAETKPFDLEAETRAWHQKRISNLTSEDGWLTLVGLHWLKEGDNRFGSAAENDLVFPAGTPERIGTLTLKGNKVTLAVQPGVPLTRAGQPFTGGELRTDADGQPDVLSLGTLRFFAIRRGEHIGIRVKDTEAQARKQFHGIPTWPVSAAWRIEGRFEPATTPRKMSVPTVLGTVEEMSSPGTIVFTVNGQEYRLDPVREPGDDKLFIIFADPTNRTESYGAGRFLYADAPKDGKVVLDFNRAYNPPCAFSPYATCPLPPPQNRLKVRVEAGEKRYGDH, encoded by the coding sequence ATGCGAATTGCTCGTCTGCTTCCCCTCTGCACGCTGGCGTTCGCGGCTCCCGCGCTCGCCGCCCGCCCCCCTGGAAAGTCCCCCATGACGAAGCCCGCCGAAACGAAGCCCGCCGAGACGAAGCCGTTCGATCTCGAGGCGGAGACCCGTGCCTGGCACCAGAAGCGCATCTCGAACCTCACGTCCGAGGACGGCTGGCTCACCCTGGTGGGGCTGCACTGGCTCAAGGAGGGCGACAACCGCTTCGGCTCGGCCGCGGAGAACGACCTGGTCTTCCCCGCCGGGACGCCGGAGCGCATCGGCACCCTCACCCTCAAGGGCAACAAGGTGACGCTGGCCGTCCAGCCGGGAGTCCCCCTCACCCGGGCGGGCCAGCCCTTCACCGGGGGCGAGCTGCGCACCGATGCCGACGGTCAGCCGGACGTGCTCTCCCTGGGCACGCTGCGCTTCTTCGCCATCCGACGGGGCGAGCACATCGGCATCCGGGTGAAGGACACGGAGGCGCAGGCGCGCAAGCAGTTCCACGGCATCCCCACCTGGCCGGTGAGCGCCGCCTGGCGCATCGAGGGCCGCTTCGAGCCCGCCACCACGCCGCGGAAGATGTCGGTGCCCACGGTGCTCGGGACGGTGGAGGAGATGAGCTCTCCGGGCACGATCGTCTTCACGGTGAACGGCCAGGAGTACCGGTTGGACCCGGTGCGGGAGCCCGGCGACGACAAGCTCTTCATCATCTTCGCGGACCCGACCAACCGCACGGAGTCGTACGGCGCGGGCCGCTTCCTGTACGCGGATGCGCCGAAGGACGGGAAGGTGGTGCTCGACTTCAACCGGGCCTACAACCCTCCGTGCGCCTTCTCTCCCTACGCCACGTGCCCGCTGCCGCCGCCGCAGAACCGGCTGAAGGTGCGCGTGGAGGCCGGCGAGAAGCGCTACGGCGACCACTGA
- a CDS encoding ThiF family adenylyltransferase: MRIIFCGVGAIGSTAAMLCRNLEATLVFIDFDRVESKNLLAQAFVKPSVGKNKAEALKLQLLNLHGVKAESFGVRVTRDNVAALCGSADLLIDCFDNQESRLLLSGFARGAGKPLVHGALAADGTFGLVRWDERFVPDAEDTVGQATCEGGAHLPLIGQLGATLARVVQDFIQHGTRRDAMVSLVAVTPTAS; encoded by the coding sequence ATGCGCATCATCTTCTGCGGGGTGGGTGCCATCGGCTCCACGGCGGCGATGCTGTGCCGCAACCTGGAGGCGACGCTCGTCTTCATCGACTTCGACCGGGTGGAGTCGAAGAACCTGCTGGCGCAGGCCTTCGTGAAGCCCTCGGTGGGGAAGAACAAGGCCGAGGCGCTGAAGCTCCAGCTGCTCAACCTGCACGGGGTGAAGGCCGAGTCCTTCGGCGTGCGGGTGACGCGCGACAACGTGGCGGCGCTGTGCGGGAGCGCGGATCTGCTCATCGACTGCTTCGACAACCAGGAGAGCCGCCTGCTGTTGAGCGGGTTCGCCCGGGGCGCGGGCAAGCCGCTGGTGCACGGGGCGCTGGCGGCCGACGGCACCTTCGGACTGGTGCGCTGGGACGAGCGCTTCGTCCCCGACGCCGAGGACACCGTGGGACAGGCCACGTGTGAGGGAGGCGCCCATCTGCCCCTCATCGGTCAGCTCGGCGCCACGCTCGCGCGGGTCGTGCAGGACTTCATCCAGCACGGCACCCGCCGCGACGCCATGGTGAGCCTCGTGGCGGTGACGCCCACGGCCTCCTGA
- a CDS encoding peptidase domain-containing ABC transporter has product MPRSSLATVLRRYPLRLQSEEADCGPACLEMVAAYHGARHALATLKEMTHVQAFGTSLLDLATAAQQLGFEARGVHVEEPGELEDEEGRAMLPAIAHWNEDHFVVLYEVTPKEAVVGDPAVGLLRVPREKLGQHWNGILLLLEPTEALFKPGQLPGAPATRRPHVLGRFLRGLWRYRALIAQIALASLLLQSLALAQPLLFRGLVDKAVGGKDVSLLGAIGVGLGVLMLAQVAVTLVRGATLFLLSSGYSMLLLTQFWKRLLSLPISFFARRHRGDLLRRLEDHQRIRRTLQGATASAMLDAVMLVGYGVVLFLYDPIVFAIFLAGMTLYAGWTTLVLMRRTRADTERFRVSADSSRLEMQMIGGIQTLKACGAERQARTQWERLQARDHAATRRLWGLDLAHQAGAQLLNQAMYVGILLYEARLVISGSLTMGQMVATLAILGLVLAPLQNLIAFAQHLQDVLVSLRRVGVVYETEPELTDDAPVEPALKAAPEIALEGVTFRYGSPHEPPVLDDVSFTVPAGKMTAIVGRSGAGKTTLTQVLYGLYRPQAGRVLYDGKPLEDFNPASLRRSVGFVFQKTDIFDGSLAENIALGDPSPDRERLLYAARTACLDDLLALPRGLDTRIGEAGIKLSGGEEQRLQLARAIYRDPRVLFLDEATSHLDATLERAITEALRREAQGRTLVVVAHRLSTVRRADKIVVLEKGRVVEEGTHEQLVALPGGRYRALVENQMEG; this is encoded by the coding sequence GTGCCTCGCTCCAGCCTCGCCACCGTCTTGCGCCGCTACCCGCTCCGGCTCCAGTCCGAGGAGGCCGACTGCGGCCCGGCCTGCCTGGAGATGGTGGCCGCCTACCATGGCGCCCGGCACGCGCTGGCGACTCTCAAGGAGATGACGCACGTCCAGGCCTTCGGCACCTCGCTGTTGGATCTCGCCACCGCCGCCCAGCAGCTCGGCTTCGAGGCCCGGGGCGTCCATGTGGAGGAGCCGGGAGAGCTCGAGGACGAGGAGGGCCGCGCGATGCTGCCCGCCATCGCCCACTGGAACGAGGACCACTTCGTCGTCCTCTATGAGGTGACGCCGAAGGAGGCCGTGGTGGGAGACCCCGCGGTGGGGCTGCTCCGCGTGCCGCGCGAGAAGCTCGGCCAGCACTGGAACGGCATCCTCCTGCTGCTCGAGCCCACGGAGGCGCTCTTCAAGCCCGGTCAGCTCCCGGGAGCGCCGGCCACGCGCCGCCCTCACGTGCTCGGCCGATTCCTGCGCGGGCTGTGGCGCTACCGCGCGCTCATCGCCCAGATCGCCCTGGCCTCGCTGCTCCTCCAGAGCCTGGCGCTCGCCCAGCCCCTGCTGTTCCGGGGACTGGTGGACAAGGCGGTGGGAGGCAAGGACGTCTCGCTGCTCGGGGCCATCGGCGTGGGGCTCGGGGTGTTGATGCTGGCGCAGGTGGCGGTGACGCTCGTGCGGGGCGCGACGCTCTTCCTGCTCTCCAGCGGCTACTCCATGCTGCTGCTGACGCAGTTCTGGAAGCGCCTGCTGTCGCTGCCCATCTCCTTCTTCGCGCGGCGCCACCGGGGCGACCTGCTCAGGCGCCTGGAGGACCACCAGCGCATCCGGCGCACCCTCCAGGGCGCGACGGCCTCGGCGATGCTCGATGCCGTCATGCTGGTGGGCTACGGGGTGGTGCTGTTCCTCTATGACCCCATCGTCTTCGCCATCTTCCTGGCGGGCATGACGCTGTACGCCGGGTGGACGACGCTGGTGCTGATGCGGCGCACGCGGGCGGACACCGAGCGCTTCCGGGTGAGCGCGGACTCCAGCCGCCTGGAGATGCAGATGATTGGCGGCATCCAGACGCTCAAGGCCTGCGGGGCCGAGCGCCAGGCGCGGACCCAGTGGGAGCGGCTCCAGGCGCGAGACCACGCCGCCACCCGCCGCCTCTGGGGACTCGACCTGGCGCACCAGGCCGGTGCCCAGCTGCTCAACCAGGCCATGTACGTGGGCATCCTCTTGTACGAGGCGCGCCTGGTCATCTCCGGGAGCCTGACGATGGGGCAGATGGTGGCCACGCTCGCCATCCTCGGCCTGGTGCTGGCGCCCCTGCAGAACCTCATCGCCTTCGCCCAGCACCTGCAGGACGTCCTGGTGTCCCTGCGCCGGGTGGGGGTCGTCTACGAGACGGAGCCCGAGCTCACCGACGATGCCCCCGTGGAGCCCGCGCTGAAGGCCGCGCCGGAGATCGCCCTGGAGGGCGTCACCTTCCGCTACGGCTCGCCGCACGAGCCGCCCGTGCTCGATGACGTGAGCTTCACCGTGCCCGCGGGGAAGATGACTGCCATCGTGGGCCGCTCGGGCGCGGGCAAGACGACGCTCACCCAGGTGCTCTACGGCCTGTACCGGCCCCAGGCGGGGCGCGTCCTCTACGACGGCAAGCCCCTCGAGGACTTCAACCCCGCGAGCCTGCGCCGCTCGGTGGGCTTCGTGTTCCAGAAGACGGACATCTTCGACGGCTCGCTGGCGGAGAACATCGCGCTGGGGGACCCGAGCCCGGATCGCGAGCGGCTGCTGTACGCCGCGCGCACCGCGTGCCTGGACGACCTGCTCGCGCTCCCCCGGGGGCTCGACACGCGCATCGGGGAAGCGGGCATCAAGCTGTCCGGAGGCGAGGAGCAGCGGCTACAACTGGCGCGCGCCATCTATCGGGATCCCCGGGTGCTCTTCCTGGACGAGGCCACCAGCCACCTGGACGCGACGCTCGAGCGCGCCATCACCGAGGCGTTGCGGCGCGAGGCCCAGGGACGCACGCTGGTGGTGGTGGCGCACCGGCTGTCCACGGTCCGGCGCGCGGACAAGATCGTCGTGCTGGAGAAGGGGCGCGTGGTGGAGGAGGGCACCCACGAGCAGCTGGTGGCCCTTCCCGGCGGACGCTACCGCGCGCTGGTGGAAAACCAGATGGAGGGCTGA
- a CDS encoding ATP-grasp domain-containing protein, with amino-acid sequence MTEKTQAGPVLLVGSPEDIHVDVVARRLGEEGVEAFVLDSLAFPEKTRVSLSDDLEGITVDGRPVGRPGAVYVRQFHGHPLAMGVDVSEDMEDDWRTTLVVFREKATLLKGLMGRWEALGVPLYNGPSSDWRTPKPTQLALLKAAGLPVPRTLWTNDAEAVRRFAAGQRVAYKPVTGGAATKELFAEDLTDERLGSLDAAPVTFQELLPGEDIRVYVLDGEIIASLRITSSALDFRQNEERVEQVELPAEVARQCVKAAEVLGLRWTGMDLKRGADGVLKFLELNASAMFLGFDARAGSDILGHLARTLARAARGEAPTRR; translated from the coding sequence ATGACGGAGAAGACGCAGGCGGGGCCCGTGCTCCTCGTGGGCTCGCCCGAGGACATCCACGTGGACGTGGTGGCGCGCCGGTTGGGCGAGGAGGGCGTGGAAGCCTTCGTGCTGGACAGCCTCGCCTTCCCGGAGAAGACGCGGGTGTCGCTGTCGGATGACCTGGAGGGCATCACCGTGGATGGCCGTCCCGTGGGGCGGCCCGGCGCCGTCTACGTGCGCCAGTTCCACGGCCACCCGCTGGCCATGGGCGTGGACGTCTCCGAGGACATGGAGGACGACTGGCGCACCACCCTGGTGGTCTTCCGCGAGAAGGCCACCCTGCTCAAGGGCCTCATGGGGCGCTGGGAGGCCCTGGGCGTGCCCCTGTACAACGGCCCCTCGTCCGACTGGCGCACCCCCAAGCCCACGCAGCTGGCACTGCTGAAGGCCGCCGGGCTGCCCGTGCCGAGGACGCTCTGGACCAATGACGCGGAAGCCGTGCGCCGCTTCGCCGCCGGCCAGCGCGTGGCCTACAAGCCCGTCACCGGCGGTGCCGCCACCAAGGAGCTCTTCGCCGAGGACCTCACCGACGAGCGCCTCGGCTCGCTGGACGCCGCTCCCGTCACCTTCCAGGAGCTGCTGCCCGGTGAGGACATCCGCGTCTACGTGCTGGATGGGGAGATCATCGCCAGCCTGCGCATCACGTCCTCCGCGCTCGACTTCCGGCAGAACGAGGAGCGCGTCGAGCAGGTGGAGCTGCCTGCCGAGGTGGCCCGCCAGTGCGTGAAGGCCGCCGAGGTGCTCGGCCTGCGCTGGACGGGGATGGACCTCAAGCGCGGCGCGGACGGGGTGCTCAAGTTCCTGGAGCTCAACGCGTCGGCCATGTTCCTCGGCTTCGACGCGCGCGCGGGCTCGGACATCCTGGGCCATCTCGCGCGGACCCTGGCCCGGGCGGCGCGGGGCGAGGCCCCCACCCGTCGCTAG
- a CDS encoding vitamin K epoxide reductase family protein, translated as MLRDSSLPHDTPALALAEVVRRRGLRYSRAHVREAFRSHPQPTSLLAAVEVARSVGLEPTAGQGDLETLEETEASELPAILHFVVDGEEGFGLLEAVLPGAAGVRVWDSRNGSQELTRDELVSLWSGVIVFLEPQGEGAPERGYLPRRARELLLEEWRPRTGLVGSSSSPVVRWGLGVMAVLLLGLATSALPAGVRGPGALLAGLTALGLAASLTALAWTRGQKASVLCGGGGPVDCESVLLSDWARIAGVPLSGLGAAFFGASLLVQCTSALSGSVAPAWLAGAAFLPTLPVSALLVVVQLRMRRFCTLCMAVHAVDAAGAAVFLLGLAPRVSLPPEGLLPAALLLVFLFGLLLSSTVPHLSRKEEDDSRERDRARLERSPLTSLARLTGEKALPVDAGAVGVRLGGGEGAPHTLVMLASPGCKQCGPLLEQLEGVVARHGDVLRVHVGVPPIEPGNPREVALCEALACVGVAFGGGVFLQAFRAAKQAVRELMKAPEPLAELAALTGLDRGALEAARETARAQVRAATMLKVERTPGVPAFFFDDRRCEAPLSHVEAWCVRPGLLSVLAPPETKRQEGKAP; from the coding sequence ATGCTCCGCGACTCCTCCCTCCCCCATGACACCCCGGCCCTGGCGCTCGCCGAGGTCGTCCGGCGCCGGGGCCTGCGCTACTCCCGGGCCCACGTGCGCGAGGCTTTCAGGAGCCACCCGCAGCCCACCTCGCTGCTGGCCGCGGTGGAGGTGGCGCGCTCGGTGGGGCTGGAGCCCACGGCGGGGCAGGGGGACCTGGAGACGCTGGAGGAGACGGAGGCCTCGGAGCTGCCCGCCATCCTCCACTTCGTCGTGGACGGGGAGGAGGGCTTCGGTCTGCTGGAGGCGGTGCTGCCCGGGGCCGCGGGCGTCCGCGTCTGGGACAGTCGCAATGGCAGTCAGGAGCTGACCCGGGACGAGCTGGTCTCGCTGTGGAGCGGCGTCATCGTCTTCCTGGAGCCCCAGGGGGAGGGTGCGCCGGAGCGCGGTTACCTTCCGCGCCGCGCTCGTGAGCTGCTGCTGGAGGAGTGGCGGCCGCGCACCGGGCTCGTTGGCTCCTCGTCCTCCCCCGTCGTGCGCTGGGGACTGGGCGTGATGGCGGTGCTCCTGTTGGGACTCGCCACGTCGGCGCTCCCCGCCGGGGTGCGGGGGCCGGGCGCGCTGCTCGCGGGCCTCACCGCGCTGGGGCTGGCCGCGTCCCTCACCGCGCTGGCGTGGACGCGAGGCCAGAAGGCCTCTGTGTTGTGCGGCGGTGGCGGGCCGGTGGACTGCGAGAGCGTGCTCCTCTCGGACTGGGCGCGCATCGCCGGAGTGCCGCTGTCCGGCCTGGGCGCGGCCTTCTTCGGTGCCTCCCTGCTGGTGCAGTGCACCTCGGCCCTCTCCGGGAGCGTGGCGCCCGCGTGGCTGGCGGGCGCGGCCTTCCTTCCCACGCTGCCCGTCTCCGCTCTGCTGGTGGTGGTGCAGCTCCGCATGCGGCGCTTCTGCACCCTCTGCATGGCGGTGCACGCCGTGGACGCGGCGGGCGCGGCGGTGTTCCTCCTGGGGCTCGCTCCGCGCGTGTCGCTGCCTCCCGAGGGACTGTTGCCCGCGGCGCTGCTGCTGGTGTTCCTCTTCGGGTTGCTCCTGTCCTCCACCGTGCCCCACCTCTCCCGGAAGGAGGAGGACGACTCGCGCGAGCGCGACCGGGCACGGCTCGAGCGTTCACCCCTCACGTCCCTGGCGCGCCTCACGGGCGAGAAGGCGCTGCCGGTGGACGCGGGCGCGGTGGGTGTGCGCCTGGGAGGAGGGGAGGGGGCACCGCACACGCTGGTGATGCTGGCGAGCCCTGGATGCAAGCAGTGTGGCCCCCTGCTGGAGCAGCTGGAGGGTGTGGTGGCCCGTCACGGTGACGTGCTGCGCGTCCACGTGGGCGTACCCCCGATCGAGCCGGGCAACCCGAGGGAGGTCGCCCTCTGCGAGGCGCTGGCCTGCGTGGGCGTGGCGTTCGGCGGCGGCGTGTTCCTCCAGGCGTTCCGCGCGGCGAAGCAGGCGGTCCGCGAGCTGATGAAGGCCCCCGAGCCGCTGGCGGAGCTGGCCGCCCTCACCGGCCTGGACAGGGGCGCCCTGGAGGCGGCGCGAGAGACGGCCCGAGCCCAGGTGCGAGCGGCCACCATGCTCAAGGTCGAGCGCACCCCCGGCGTCCCCGCGTTCTTCTTCGATGACCGCAGGTGCGAGGCGCCCCTCTCCCATGTCGAGGCGTGGTGCGTACGGCCCGGGCTGTTGTCGGTGCTCGCGCCACCGGAAACGAAGAGGCAGGAAGGGAAGGCACCATGA
- a CDS encoding metal-dependent hydrolase: MRTNLMAVVVAAALMGVGGTAAAQGKGQGAKPAAAQGKTEVTWWGHAGFFVRTPGGAVIAIDPWLGNPKAPQGVQPPETVDAILVTHGHFDHAGSAKELATKTGAQVFGSYELINLLGLPQDKGVGANAGGTFQVKDVTIHFVEAVHSSSYAADDKSPAQYAGAPVGYVLEIANGPTLYHAGDTGVFASMATIAEQFKPTVAMLPIGGHFTMGPAEAARAARLLKVKSLVPMHYGTFPLLKGNPEELEGQLKKVAAPAKVLRLEAGKATAL; encoded by the coding sequence ATGCGGACCAATCTGATGGCAGTGGTGGTGGCGGCGGCACTGATGGGGGTGGGCGGGACGGCGGCGGCCCAGGGCAAGGGGCAGGGCGCGAAGCCGGCCGCGGCGCAGGGCAAGACGGAGGTGACGTGGTGGGGCCACGCCGGCTTCTTCGTGCGCACCCCGGGCGGCGCGGTCATCGCCATCGATCCGTGGCTGGGCAACCCCAAGGCGCCCCAGGGCGTGCAGCCGCCGGAGACGGTGGATGCCATCCTCGTCACCCACGGTCACTTCGACCACGCGGGCAGCGCCAAGGAGCTGGCGACGAAGACGGGCGCGCAGGTGTTCGGCTCCTACGAGCTCATCAACCTGCTGGGCCTGCCCCAGGACAAGGGCGTGGGCGCCAACGCGGGCGGCACCTTCCAGGTGAAGGACGTCACCATCCACTTCGTGGAGGCGGTGCACTCCAGCAGCTACGCCGCCGACGACAAGTCCCCCGCCCAGTACGCCGGCGCGCCGGTGGGCTACGTGCTGGAGATCGCCAACGGCCCCACGCTGTACCACGCGGGTGACACCGGCGTGTTCGCCTCCATGGCCACCATCGCCGAGCAGTTCAAGCCCACCGTGGCGATGCTGCCCATCGGCGGTCACTTCACCATGGGCCCCGCGGAGGCCGCCCGGGCCGCCCGCCTGCTGAAGGTCAAGTCCCTGGTGCCCATGCACTACGGCACCTTCCCACTCCTCAAGGGCAACCCCGAGGAGCTCGAGGGCCAGCTCAAGAAGGTCGCGGCTCCGGCCAAGGTGCTGCGGCTGGAGGCCGGCAAGGCCACGGCGCTGTAG